In Humulus lupulus chromosome 7, drHumLupu1.1, whole genome shotgun sequence, the following are encoded in one genomic region:
- the LOC133789204 gene encoding UDP-glycosyltransferase 91C1-like, whose product MEKKQNSDLKLRLHIAVFPWLAQGHLIPFLQLSKLIAQKGHRISFLSTPKNIRRLPDIIPQNLSHLITFVELPLPHVDGLPDGAESTFDLPIHKVPFLKRAYDGLQPCLTQFLENSGQVINWVVHDFACHWLPRVASRLGIKLAFFSIFNATSMSFFGPPSASGSRSRPEDFTSVPNWWKEMPYDVAFKLHEMESHWDCMDSDVSDIERVNEVVQGCDIILTRACLEFEPDSLSLLKTLHEKPILPIGLLPPSEPREYGDERWEAVNQWLASKNGDSVLYVALGSELSLSQEMMHELARGIEKSGLPFIWVINDRPLVEGKLGSHILPSGFETRVSDRGVVWRGWAPQLRILAHPSVAGFLTHCGWSSVIEGLGFGRALVLFPGGSSDMGLVARLLHNTGIGLEIPRDDRNGSFTCDSVSETIRRVMVDEEGEPLRAKSREMRKIFGSVELQNKYSNQFAEFLARETTESSQ is encoded by the coding sequence ATGGAGAAGAAACAAAACAGCGATCTTAAACTTCGACTTCACATAGCAGTATTCCCATGGCTAGCTCAAGGTCACCTAATCCCATTTCTCCAACTCTCCAAGTTGATAGCTCAAAAGGGTCACCGCATTTCCTTCCTTAGCACCCCAAAAAACATCCGTCGTCTCCCAGACATCATCCCCCAAAATCTCTCTCATCTCATAACCTTCGTTGAGCTTCCGCTGCCTCACGTTGATGGCTTACCAGACGGAGCTGAGTCAACCTTCGACTTACCGATTCACAAAGTCCCTTTCCTTAAGAGAGCCTACGACGGGCTTCAACCCTGCTTGACTCAGTTTCTGGAAAACTCGGGCCAAGTCATCAACTGGGTCGTGCACGACTTTGCTTGTCACTGGCTACCTAGAGTCGCGAGTCGACTCGGGATCAAGTTAGCTTTCTTTTCCATATTCAACGCCACATCAATGTCCTTTTTTGGACCACCATCGGCGAGCGGTTCTCGGAGCCGACCGGAGGACTTCACGTCGGTCCCTAACTGGTGGAAGGAAATGCCTTACGACGTCGCTTTTAAGTTGCACGAGATGGAGTCTCACTGGGACTGCATGGACTCCGATGTTTCGGATATTGAGCGAGTTAACGAGGTGGTTCAGGGCTGCGATATCATACTCACCCGGGCTTGCCTCGAGTTCGAGCCCGATTCCCTGAGTCTTCTCAAGACTCTTCACGAAAAACCGATTCTTCCCATCGGGTTGTTGCCACCGTCTGAACCAAGAGAGTATGGAGACGAGAGATGGGAAGCTGTGAATCAGTGGCTGGCTTCCAAGAACGGTGATTCCGTCCTTTACGTTGCGCTCGGTTCGGAGTTGAGTCTGAGTCAAGAAATGATGCACGAGTTAGCTCGTGGAATAGAGAAATCTGGGCTGCCGTTCATTTGGGTGATTAACGATCGCCCATTGGTAGAAGGGAAACTGGGTTCGCACATACTTCCATCTGGGTTCGAAACCCGGGTCTCGGATCGGGGTGTGGTGTGGAGGGGTTGGGCGCCACAACTGAGGATCTTGGCTCATCCTTCGGTGGCCGGGTTCTTGACTCATTGCGGGTGGAGTTCGGTGATCGAGGGACTCGGGTTCGGACGTGCGTTGGTTCTGTTTCCCGGTGGAAGCTCGGACATGGGGTTGGTTGCGAGGCTGTTGCACAACACGGGAATCGGGTTGGAAATTCCCAGAGATGATCGGAACGGGTCGTTTACTTGCGACTCGGTGTCTGAGACGATTAGGCGAGTCATGGTGGACGAGGAAGGAGAGCCACTCAGAGCAAAATCACGTGAAATGAGGAAGATCTTCGGCAGTGTGGAACTGCAGAACAAGTACTCGAACCAGTTCGCTGAGTTTCTTGCAAGAGAGACTACTGAGTCATCCCAGTGA
- the LOC133789199 gene encoding G-type lectin S-receptor-like serine/threonine-protein kinase At4g27290 isoform X1, producing MSLKIMEFLSFMVTLVVLRLSLCRTTLAVLATIRPSEFMRDSTTLVSREGLFELGFFSRGSSKNHYLGIWYKNISVQTVVWVANRCEPISDSSGSLTIDDTGNLVLYGQNKRVVWSTKSTKQAREPLVQLLDNGNLVLRDEKDENTENYLWESFDYPTDTNLPGMKFGWDLRRGLNRRLSAWKSWDDPCDGDLTHGMELDERHHTYPQLIMRKGSAKFYRAGSWNGISFGENPDTGRANALFEYGFVYNDDEVYYVYELKGKSVISKLVKNEKSVISRVVMNQTRSVLQLLVWIESKKIWETNSSVPKDECDVYGICGANSVCVTTNNPVCQCLKRFKPHNQENWKEMSWSEGCVRNNPLSCHDKEKDGFIRFSNLKVPDTEYTWVNKSMDLEECRVKCLSNCSCMAYTNLDIREKGSGCVLWFGDLFDIREYQLGGQDLYIRMSASEIVNHEKARTDRKVKMERALIITAIIVGLVGGMFLVGFYIRRRRYSYETNESQNDDLELPLFDLHTIDTATNYFLENNKLGEGGFGPVYKGTLEGGQEIAVKRLSMSSGQGVDEFKNEIKLIAKLQHRNLVKIFGYCIDREMKLLIYEYMSNKSLDYFIFDERKRNLLEWPTRFQIICGIAKGLLYLHHDSRLRIIHRDLKASNILLDEDMNPKISDFGLARSFGGDQIEGNTNKIVGTYGYLAPEYASNGLFSTKSDVFSFGTLMLEIVSGKKSRGLYDEDSILNLTGLAWTLMKERNTFMFIDKCLLRDPNDNMEEALRCIHIGLLCVQQKPIDRPNMSSVILMLSGEKVLPQPKPPAYFTNTDLWEGYHSPFSKTPSCNTSITAVEAR from the exons ATGAGCTTGAAAATAATGGAGTTCCTTTCTTTTATGGTTACCCTTGTTGTTTTGAGACTTTCTCTATGTAGAACAACGTTAGCTGTGCTTGCTACCATTAGACCTTCAGAATTTATGAGAGATAGCACAACTTTGGTATCTAGAGAAGGACTTTTTGAACTGGGATTCTTTTCTCGAGGCAGTTCAAAGAATCATTATCTGGGAATTTGGTATAAGAACATCTCAGTTCAAACTGTTGTTTGGGTGGCAAACAGGTGTGAACCGATCAGCGATTCATCTGGCTCATTGACTATAGACGACACAGGAAATCTTGTGCTTTATGGACAGAATAAGAGGGTCGTTTGGTCTACGAAATCAACGAAACAAGCCCGGGAACCACTGGTTCAGCTCTTGGATAATGGTAACTTGGTTTTGAGAGATGAGAAAGATGAAAATACAGAGAACTATTTGTGGGAAAGTTTTGATTATCCTACTGATACGAACCTGCCCGGAATGAAATTTGGATGGGACTTGAGGAGAGGTCTCAATAGGCGTTTATCAGCATGGAAGAGTTGGGATGACCCCTGTGATGGAGATTTGACTCATGGGATGGAGCTTGATGAACGACACCACACATACCCTCAACTAATTATGCGTAAAGGGTCTGCAAAATTTTATCGAGCTGGGTCATGGAATGGCATAAGTTTCGGCGAAAATCCTGATACGGGGAGGGCAAACGCACTTTTCGAGTACGGGTTTGTGTACAACGATGATGAAGTTTACTATGTTTACGAGCTCAAAGGTAAGTCAGTGATCTCAAAACTGGTCAAGAACGAAAAGTCAGTGATCTCAAGAGTGGTCATGAACCAAACAAGAAGTGTTTTACAGCTCTTGGTATGGATAGAATCAAAGAAAATTTGGGAGACCAATAGCTCAGTTCCAAAAGATGAGTGTGATGTTTATGGCATATGTGGAGCTAATTCAGTATGTGTCACAACAAATAATCCAGTTTGCCAATGTCTAAAACGTTTTAAGCCTCACAATCAAGAAAATTGGAAGGAGATGTCCTGGTCAGAAGGGTGTGTGAGGAACAATCCTTTGAGCTGCCATGATAAGGAGAAAGATGGGTTCATTAGATTTTCTAACTTGAAAGTGCCTGATACTGAATATACTTGGGTGAATAAGAGTATGGATCTAGAGGAATGCAGGGTTAAATGCTTGAGCAATTGCTCTTGTATGGCTTATACAAACTTAGATATCAGGGAAAAAGGCAGTGGCTGCGTGCTCTGGTTTGGAGATCTTTTTGACATAAGAGAATATCAGTTGGGAGGACAAGATCTATATATTCGAATGTCGGCTTCTGAAATAG TTAATCATGAAAAAGCAAGAACTGATCGTAAGGTCAAGATGGAGAGAGCATTGATAATTACAGCTATCATCGTCGGATTAGTTGGTGGCATGTTTCTAGTTGGCTTTTACATTCGCAGGAGGAGATACTCTTATG AGACAAACGAAAGCCAAAATGATGACTTGGAGCTTCCATTATTTGACCTACATACAATAGATACTGCTACTAATTATTTTTTAGAGAATAATAAACTTGGAGAGGGTGGTTTTGGACCTGTGTACAAA GGTACGCTGGAAGGAGGCCAAGAAATTGCTGTGAAGAGGCTATCAATGTCTTCTGGACAAGGAGTCGATGAGTTCAAAAATGAAATTAAGTTAATTGCTAAGCTTCAACATCGAAATCTTGTAAAGATATTTGGTTATTGCATTGATAGGGAAATGAAACTATTGATTTATGAGTACATGTCCAACAAAAGCCTTGACTATTTCATTTTTG ATGAAAGGAAGCGCAATTTATTAGAATGGCCTACGCGCTTCCAGATTATATGTGGAATTGCTAAGGGGCTTCTCTATCTTCATCATGATTCTAGATTGAGAATTATACATCGAGATCTCAAAGCTAGTAATATTTTACTTGATGAGGACATGAATCCCAAAATTTCCGACTTTGGCTTGGCTAGATCTTTTGGTGGAGACCAAATAGAAGGAAACACAAACAAAATAGTTGGAACTTA TGGTTATTTGGCTCCAGAATATGCTTCCAATGGCTTATTCTCAACAAAATCTGACGTATTTAGTTTTGGCACATTGATGCTTGAAATCGTAAGTGGAAAGAAAAGTAGAGGCCTATACGATGAAGATAGCATTCTTAACCTCACTGGATTG GCATGGACTTTGATGAAAGAACGCAACACATTTATGTTTATTGATAAGTGCTTGTTAAGAGATCCAAACGACAACATGGAAGAAGCATTGCGTTGCATCCACATTGGTCTCTTGTGTGTGCAACAAAAACCTATTGATAGGCCTAATATGTCTTCTGTTATTCTAATGTTGAGCGGTGAGAAAGTGTTGCCTCAACCCAAACCACCAGCCTATTTCACCAACACAGATTTGTGGGAGGGATATCATTCCCCCTTTTCTAAGACACCATCATGCAATACAAGCATAACAGCTGTCGAGGCGCGATGA
- the LOC133789199 gene encoding G-type lectin S-receptor-like serine/threonine-protein kinase At4g27290 isoform X2, with product MSLKIMEFLSFMVTLVVLRLSLCRTTLAVLATIRPSEFMRDSTTLVSREGLFELGFFSRGSSKNHYLGIWYKNISVQTVVWVANRCEPISDSSGSLTIDDTGNLVLYGQNKRVVWSTKSTKQAREPLVQLLDNGNLVLRDEKDENTENYLWESFDYPTDTNLPGMKFGWDLRRGLNRRLSAWKSWDDPCDGDLTHGMELDERHHTYPQLIMRKGSAKFYRAGSWNGISFGENPDTGRANALFEYGFVYNDDEVYYVYELKGKSVISKLVKNEKSVISRVVMNQTRSVLQLLVWIESKKIWETNSSVPKDECDVYGICGANSVCVTTNNPVCQCLKRFKPHNQENWKEMSWSEGCVRNNPLSCHDKEKDGFIRFSNLKVPDTEYTWVNKSMDLEECRVKCLSNCSCMAYTNLDIREKGSGCVLWFGDLFDIREYQLGGQDLYIRMSASEIARTDRKVKMERALIITAIIVGLVGGMFLVGFYIRRRRYSYETNESQNDDLELPLFDLHTIDTATNYFLENNKLGEGGFGPVYKGTLEGGQEIAVKRLSMSSGQGVDEFKNEIKLIAKLQHRNLVKIFGYCIDREMKLLIYEYMSNKSLDYFIFDERKRNLLEWPTRFQIICGIAKGLLYLHHDSRLRIIHRDLKASNILLDEDMNPKISDFGLARSFGGDQIEGNTNKIVGTYGYLAPEYASNGLFSTKSDVFSFGTLMLEIVSGKKSRGLYDEDSILNLTGLAWTLMKERNTFMFIDKCLLRDPNDNMEEALRCIHIGLLCVQQKPIDRPNMSSVILMLSGEKVLPQPKPPAYFTNTDLWEGYHSPFSKTPSCNTSITAVEAR from the exons ATGAGCTTGAAAATAATGGAGTTCCTTTCTTTTATGGTTACCCTTGTTGTTTTGAGACTTTCTCTATGTAGAACAACGTTAGCTGTGCTTGCTACCATTAGACCTTCAGAATTTATGAGAGATAGCACAACTTTGGTATCTAGAGAAGGACTTTTTGAACTGGGATTCTTTTCTCGAGGCAGTTCAAAGAATCATTATCTGGGAATTTGGTATAAGAACATCTCAGTTCAAACTGTTGTTTGGGTGGCAAACAGGTGTGAACCGATCAGCGATTCATCTGGCTCATTGACTATAGACGACACAGGAAATCTTGTGCTTTATGGACAGAATAAGAGGGTCGTTTGGTCTACGAAATCAACGAAACAAGCCCGGGAACCACTGGTTCAGCTCTTGGATAATGGTAACTTGGTTTTGAGAGATGAGAAAGATGAAAATACAGAGAACTATTTGTGGGAAAGTTTTGATTATCCTACTGATACGAACCTGCCCGGAATGAAATTTGGATGGGACTTGAGGAGAGGTCTCAATAGGCGTTTATCAGCATGGAAGAGTTGGGATGACCCCTGTGATGGAGATTTGACTCATGGGATGGAGCTTGATGAACGACACCACACATACCCTCAACTAATTATGCGTAAAGGGTCTGCAAAATTTTATCGAGCTGGGTCATGGAATGGCATAAGTTTCGGCGAAAATCCTGATACGGGGAGGGCAAACGCACTTTTCGAGTACGGGTTTGTGTACAACGATGATGAAGTTTACTATGTTTACGAGCTCAAAGGTAAGTCAGTGATCTCAAAACTGGTCAAGAACGAAAAGTCAGTGATCTCAAGAGTGGTCATGAACCAAACAAGAAGTGTTTTACAGCTCTTGGTATGGATAGAATCAAAGAAAATTTGGGAGACCAATAGCTCAGTTCCAAAAGATGAGTGTGATGTTTATGGCATATGTGGAGCTAATTCAGTATGTGTCACAACAAATAATCCAGTTTGCCAATGTCTAAAACGTTTTAAGCCTCACAATCAAGAAAATTGGAAGGAGATGTCCTGGTCAGAAGGGTGTGTGAGGAACAATCCTTTGAGCTGCCATGATAAGGAGAAAGATGGGTTCATTAGATTTTCTAACTTGAAAGTGCCTGATACTGAATATACTTGGGTGAATAAGAGTATGGATCTAGAGGAATGCAGGGTTAAATGCTTGAGCAATTGCTCTTGTATGGCTTATACAAACTTAGATATCAGGGAAAAAGGCAGTGGCTGCGTGCTCTGGTTTGGAGATCTTTTTGACATAAGAGAATATCAGTTGGGAGGACAAGATCTATATATTCGAATGTCGGCTTCTGAAATAG CAAGAACTGATCGTAAGGTCAAGATGGAGAGAGCATTGATAATTACAGCTATCATCGTCGGATTAGTTGGTGGCATGTTTCTAGTTGGCTTTTACATTCGCAGGAGGAGATACTCTTATG AGACAAACGAAAGCCAAAATGATGACTTGGAGCTTCCATTATTTGACCTACATACAATAGATACTGCTACTAATTATTTTTTAGAGAATAATAAACTTGGAGAGGGTGGTTTTGGACCTGTGTACAAA GGTACGCTGGAAGGAGGCCAAGAAATTGCTGTGAAGAGGCTATCAATGTCTTCTGGACAAGGAGTCGATGAGTTCAAAAATGAAATTAAGTTAATTGCTAAGCTTCAACATCGAAATCTTGTAAAGATATTTGGTTATTGCATTGATAGGGAAATGAAACTATTGATTTATGAGTACATGTCCAACAAAAGCCTTGACTATTTCATTTTTG ATGAAAGGAAGCGCAATTTATTAGAATGGCCTACGCGCTTCCAGATTATATGTGGAATTGCTAAGGGGCTTCTCTATCTTCATCATGATTCTAGATTGAGAATTATACATCGAGATCTCAAAGCTAGTAATATTTTACTTGATGAGGACATGAATCCCAAAATTTCCGACTTTGGCTTGGCTAGATCTTTTGGTGGAGACCAAATAGAAGGAAACACAAACAAAATAGTTGGAACTTA TGGTTATTTGGCTCCAGAATATGCTTCCAATGGCTTATTCTCAACAAAATCTGACGTATTTAGTTTTGGCACATTGATGCTTGAAATCGTAAGTGGAAAGAAAAGTAGAGGCCTATACGATGAAGATAGCATTCTTAACCTCACTGGATTG GCATGGACTTTGATGAAAGAACGCAACACATTTATGTTTATTGATAAGTGCTTGTTAAGAGATCCAAACGACAACATGGAAGAAGCATTGCGTTGCATCCACATTGGTCTCTTGTGTGTGCAACAAAAACCTATTGATAGGCCTAATATGTCTTCTGTTATTCTAATGTTGAGCGGTGAGAAAGTGTTGCCTCAACCCAAACCACCAGCCTATTTCACCAACACAGATTTGTGGGAGGGATATCATTCCCCCTTTTCTAAGACACCATCATGCAATACAAGCATAACAGCTGTCGAGGCGCGATGA